A DNA window from Christiangramia salexigens contains the following coding sequences:
- a CDS encoding restriction endonuclease, translating into MDTTELDIIKSSGDRVKFSYSKLRNSLLHSGADEITVQSIIDIIRDELYQGISTKEIYNRAFALLKNAKTVYASKYKLKNAIYELGPSGFPFEQFVAEILKLSGYEVLLNQKLTGKCIDHEVDIVIYKNSERNLVECKFHSEEGRNCDVKIPLYIFSRYLDIHNSNTKADYSYGPGWVITNTRFSRDAIQYAKCMGLYLISWNYPQDNSLKDRIDRLGLYPITTSTLLSRTEKQFLLDRKIVLGNQLLKKDFLLDHQGISSKRKTKILAEFRMLCKQSKLHEE; encoded by the coding sequence ATGGATACTACTGAGTTGGATATTATAAAGTCTTCAGGAGACCGGGTTAAATTCTCTTATTCTAAACTAAGGAATTCTTTGCTTCATAGCGGTGCAGATGAAATTACTGTGCAGAGCATTATAGACATTATAAGGGATGAGTTATATCAAGGAATTTCAACCAAAGAGATCTATAACAGGGCATTCGCTCTTCTAAAAAATGCCAAAACAGTATATGCTTCAAAGTATAAACTTAAAAATGCTATTTATGAATTGGGACCTTCTGGATTTCCATTTGAGCAATTTGTAGCAGAGATCCTGAAATTATCCGGCTACGAAGTTTTGCTGAATCAAAAACTTACTGGAAAATGTATAGACCATGAGGTTGACATCGTCATTTATAAAAACTCTGAAAGGAATCTGGTGGAATGCAAATTTCATAGTGAAGAAGGCCGGAACTGTGATGTAAAAATACCCTTATATATTTTCTCCCGATATCTCGATATTCATAATTCAAATACTAAAGCAGATTATTCATATGGTCCCGGTTGGGTAATTACCAATACCAGATTTAGTAGAGATGCCATTCAATATGCAAAATGTATGGGTTTATATCTTATTAGCTGGAATTACCCGCAGGACAATAGTTTAAAAGACCGAATTGACCGACTGGGACTATACCCCATTACTACCTCTACTCTTTTAAGCAGAACCGAAAAACAGTTTTTACTGGATCGCAAAATTGTTCTGGGTAACCAGCTGCTTAAAAAAGACTTTTTACTGGATCATCAGGGGATCTCAAGTAAGAGAAAAACAAAGATTCTAGCTGAATTCAGGATGTTATGCAAACAAAGTAAACTACATGAAGAATAA
- a CDS encoding DUF2306 domain-containing protein codes for MFAIEESIARISDLFLVKEIPEVFPKNSIHLHYLNSWYLIFVHSVLGILFLLAGSYQLIPYFRNLYPNIHRFVGKIFLLAAILLAVTSILLAILNPFGNYIETAVTLVFGIYIIIGSFIAYRLAKEKKIIKHSYWVRRVFFIALSIASIRLFIGFNILIFNSTVKEAMGISFLEGFLLHFLLIELWIYLNRRQNRLSQVH; via the coding sequence TTGTTCGCAATCGAAGAATCTATTGCGAGAATTAGCGACCTCTTTCTTGTAAAGGAAATTCCTGAAGTATTTCCAAAGAATTCAATCCATCTCCATTATCTTAACAGCTGGTATCTGATATTTGTTCATAGCGTATTGGGAATCCTGTTTCTATTAGCGGGTAGTTATCAGCTTATCCCCTATTTCAGAAACCTGTATCCAAATATTCATCGATTTGTTGGAAAGATCTTCCTACTTGCGGCAATTTTACTTGCAGTCACTTCTATTTTACTGGCTATTCTTAACCCATTCGGTAATTATATTGAAACTGCTGTGACATTGGTTTTTGGGATTTATATAATCATTGGCAGTTTTATAGCCTACCGTTTGGCTAAAGAGAAAAAAATTATCAAACATAGTTACTGGGTTCGGCGTGTTTTTTTCATCGCTTTGTCTATAGCCTCGATACGGCTTTTCATAGGGTTTAATATTCTAATATTTAACTCGACAGTAAAGGAAGCCATGGGAATATCATTTCTTGAAGGCTTTTTGCTTCACTTCCTTTTGATCGAGTTATGGATCTATTTGAACAGACGCCAAAATAGACTTTCTCAGGTGCACTGA
- a CDS encoding PepSY domain-containing protein → MDSTKRKQQAKTLRIFRKVHRSTGALLFVFFFFISVSGIVLGWKKDSGGLILPESYEGSTTQLEEWMPLEDLHQEAVRILHDSISTDLSAEINRIDVRKEKGMVKFIFEDHYYGIQLDGATGELLHIGKRHSDLIENIHDGSVVDDYFGFNGVFKLIYTSVMGIALLIFTITGFWLWYGPKRMRKANKN, encoded by the coding sequence AAAAGAAAGCAACAGGCTAAGACCTTAAGAATATTCAGGAAAGTTCATCGCAGTACCGGAGCTTTATTATTCGTTTTTTTCTTTTTTATTTCGGTTTCCGGAATTGTATTAGGTTGGAAAAAAGATAGCGGTGGTCTTATATTACCCGAATCTTATGAAGGCTCAACCACACAGCTTGAAGAATGGATGCCGCTTGAAGATCTTCATCAAGAAGCGGTAAGGATACTGCATGATTCCATTTCCACTGATCTTTCAGCCGAGATCAACCGAATCGACGTAAGAAAGGAAAAAGGAATGGTCAAGTTCATTTTTGAAGACCATTATTACGGGATTCAGCTGGATGGAGCAACCGGAGAACTTTTACATATTGGCAAGAGACATTCAGACCTCATAGAAAATATTCACGATGGTTCAGTTGTAGATGATTATTTCGGCTTTAATGGGGTATTCAAATTGATATACACCTCTGTTATGGGAATAGCATTACTCATCTTCACTATCACGGGGTTTTGGTTATGGTACGGTCCAAAACGAATGAGAAAGGCAAATAAAAATTAG
- a CDS encoding SRPBCC family protein, whose product MNNSSIEINRTISAPVQRVWEALTDPEKMKLWYFDVHEFKPETGNKFYFYEPGSNKYLHQCEIMDFIPKRCISYTWSYPEYTNRNSLVSWNLEPLGEETKLSFSHIDVQNLKDDSEVFSRENFEKGWDEIINKNLVDFVSS is encoded by the coding sequence ATGAATAATAGCTCGATCGAAATAAACAGAACTATTTCTGCGCCCGTACAAAGGGTTTGGGAAGCTCTAACAGATCCGGAAAAAATGAAACTCTGGTATTTTGATGTACATGAGTTTAAACCTGAAACTGGTAATAAATTCTACTTCTATGAACCCGGAAGTAATAAATATCTACATCAATGTGAGATCATGGATTTTATACCAAAACGCTGTATATCATATACCTGGTCATATCCCGAATATACTAATAGAAATTCACTGGTAAGCTGGAACCTTGAGCCATTAGGAGAAGAAACAAAATTGAGTTTTAGTCATATTGATGTTCAGAACCTCAAAGATGATTCTGAAGTTTTCAGCAGGGAAAACTTCGAAAAAGGCTGGGATGAAATAATCAATAAAAATCTCGTTGACTTTGTAAGCAGCTAA